The following coding sequences are from one Paenibacillus stellifer window:
- a CDS encoding ABC transporter ATP-binding protein produces MTAHNKQPGTWSKLLRYCRNHIPVVLIALLSAAAGTVLTLLGPDQLSEMTDLITQGIATGIDLDAVASIGFFLVIIYGISAVLSLSQGLIMSSVTQKVSKRFRSDLSHKMNRLPISYYNKSTTGDILSRVTNDVDTIGQALNQSVGTLVTALSLFVGSIVMMLKTNWIMAVTAVVATIIGFGLMAVIMKKSQKYFQSQQEYLGKINGHVEEVYTGHTVVKAYNAEAQMRGAFEDLNHNLKNSVFKAQFLSGMMMPIMMFIGNLGFVAVCVVGAVLATNGDISFGVIVAFMMYVRFFTQPLSQIAQAAQSLQSASAAGKRVFEFLEAEEMTDESRKTVQLEAATGKVKFEHVQFAYEGTDHPVIKDFSTEVQPGQKIAIVGPTGAGKTTLVNLLIRFNELTGGEIYIDDTPISSLTRENIHDQFCMVLQDTWLFEGTIRENLVYNQTGITDQDIQDACKSVGLHHFIQTLSAGYDTVLNDKVNLSAGQKQQLTIARAMLKNAPVLILDEATSSVDTRTELLIQQAMDRLMEGRTSFVIAHRLSTIKNADVILVLKDGDILESGSHSELLAKNGFYAELYNSQFEQAS; encoded by the coding sequence ATGACTGCACACAACAAACAACCCGGCACCTGGAGCAAGCTTCTCCGATATTGCCGAAATCATATTCCAGTAGTATTGATTGCCCTACTCAGCGCGGCCGCCGGTACTGTACTAACCTTACTCGGTCCGGATCAGCTCTCGGAGATGACGGACCTGATTACCCAGGGCATCGCTACAGGCATAGACTTGGATGCCGTCGCTTCCATCGGATTTTTCCTGGTTATTATCTATGGCATCAGCGCCGTTCTCTCTCTATCGCAAGGACTCATCATGTCGTCTGTGACGCAAAAGGTCTCCAAACGCTTTAGAAGCGATCTGTCACACAAAATGAACAGACTGCCGATTTCCTACTACAATAAATCAACGACAGGCGATATTCTGTCCCGGGTGACCAATGATGTGGATACGATCGGGCAAGCCTTGAATCAAAGCGTCGGGACGCTGGTCACTGCCCTCTCACTGTTCGTCGGGTCCATCGTCATGATGCTCAAGACGAATTGGATCATGGCCGTTACAGCGGTAGTCGCTACAATCATTGGCTTTGGCCTGATGGCGGTCATTATGAAGAAGTCCCAGAAGTATTTTCAGAGCCAGCAAGAGTATTTGGGCAAGATCAACGGCCATGTGGAGGAAGTCTATACCGGACATACAGTTGTAAAAGCCTACAATGCTGAAGCGCAGATGCGCGGCGCATTTGAAGATTTGAATCATAATCTGAAAAACAGTGTGTTCAAGGCTCAGTTCCTCTCCGGCATGATGATGCCGATCATGATGTTTATCGGAAATTTGGGCTTCGTGGCCGTCTGTGTCGTAGGCGCTGTACTGGCAACGAACGGAGACATTTCCTTCGGGGTAATCGTCGCCTTTATGATGTACGTCCGTTTCTTCACCCAGCCCCTCTCGCAGATTGCCCAGGCTGCGCAAAGCCTGCAATCGGCTTCGGCGGCTGGCAAGCGTGTTTTTGAATTCTTAGAAGCCGAGGAAATGACCGATGAGAGCCGGAAGACGGTTCAGCTGGAAGCTGCAACGGGCAAAGTGAAGTTCGAGCATGTGCAATTTGCTTACGAGGGCACGGATCATCCGGTCATCAAGGACTTCTCTACCGAGGTTCAGCCGGGGCAAAAGATCGCCATCGTCGGTCCTACCGGCGCCGGCAAAACGACGCTGGTCAATCTGCTCATCCGCTTCAATGAACTGACCGGCGGAGAGATTTACATCGACGATACTCCGATCAGCAGTCTGACCAGGGAGAACATCCATGACCAGTTCTGTATGGTGCTGCAGGATACCTGGCTCTTTGAAGGAACGATTCGGGAGAACCTGGTGTACAACCAAACCGGCATCACCGATCAGGACATTCAGGATGCCTGCAAATCGGTGGGCCTGCACCATTTCATCCAGACCTTGAGTGCCGGTTATGATACCGTATTGAACGACAAAGTCAATCTGTCCGCCGGCCAAAAACAGCAGCTGACCATCGCCCGCGCCATGCTCAAAAATGCGCCGGTGCTCATTCTTGACGAGGCAACAAGCTCGGTCGATACCCGGACAGAGCTGCTGATCCAGCAGGCGATGGACCGGCTGATGGAAGGCAGAACCTCATTCGTCATCGCCCACCGGCTCTCCACCATCAAGAATGCCGATGTCATTCTGGTGCTGAAGGACGGCGACATCCTGGAAAGCGGAAGCCACAGCGAGCTGCTGGCCAAGAACGGCTTCTACGCCGAGCTGTATAACAGCCAGTTCGAGCAGGCTTCATAA